A single window of Polaribacter sp. SA4-10 DNA harbors:
- a CDS encoding YqgE/AlgH family protein: MTFIKPNKGKLLIAEPSILNDNSFNRAIILLTEHTENNSVGFILNRPLNYTINDLLPDLNCDFTIYQGGPVEQDNLYFIHNIPGLIPESMEVANGVFWGGNFESLKELLNKNILKEADIRFFLGYSGWQVKQLEEEIELNSWFVAENDFDNILSIDEENLWKNKLLQKGGNYKIWANAPSDFNLN, translated from the coding sequence ATGACGTTTATTAAACCAAACAAAGGAAAACTATTAATTGCTGAACCTTCTATATTAAATGACAACTCTTTTAATAGAGCTATTATCTTATTAACTGAACATACAGAAAACAATTCTGTTGGCTTTATATTGAACAGACCTTTAAATTATACTATTAATGATTTGCTACCTGACTTAAATTGTGATTTTACAATTTATCAAGGAGGACCTGTAGAGCAAGATAATTTATACTTTATACACAATATTCCAGGTTTAATTCCTGAAAGCATGGAAGTAGCTAATGGGGTTTTTTGGGGAGGAAATTTTGAATCCTTAAAAGAATTATTGAATAAGAACATCTTAAAAGAAGCAGATATTCGTTTTTTCTTAGGGTATTCTGGTTGGCAAGTAAAACAACTTGAAGAAGAAATAGAACTAAATTCTTGGTTTGTTGCCGAGAATGATTTTGATAATATTCTTTCTATTGATGAAGAAAATCTTTGGAAAAATAAATTATTACAAAAAGGTGGTAATTATAAAATTTGGGCAAATGCACCAAGTGACTTTAACCTAAATTAA
- a CDS encoding YafY family protein translates to MSSYIISLRIQLLIQYVYDNKYPTKEAILKYLKEKDLAVASRTIERYLEKIRADFGIEIEYDSKERGYFINEEKSVKVDSFFKFLEIVQVADIFTKSLKDSNNILEYVSFDDSKSFKGIDNLKDFLLAIKDNREITFQHENYSKIAIKKYTVTPLILKEYLNRWYVVCALNKNEIKTFGIDRVFDIQINKPSNTRREDYAQKLDKFQHTVGLVYGEGEPEKVVLMVNELHAKYMRSLPLHESQVILSKDKNNKHEVHFQVYPNYEFKTQILKIGAQVEVLSPQYLRDEIIGELKASLKNYLI, encoded by the coding sequence ATGTCTAGTTATATAATTTCTTTAAGAATTCAATTGTTAATACAGTATGTATATGATAATAAATATCCTACAAAAGAGGCTATTTTAAAGTATCTAAAAGAAAAAGATCTTGCAGTTGCTTCAAGGACAATAGAACGATATCTAGAAAAGATTAGAGCAGATTTTGGAATTGAAATTGAGTATGATTCAAAAGAAAGAGGGTATTTTATAAATGAAGAAAAAAGTGTAAAAGTAGATTCATTTTTTAAATTTTTAGAAATAGTTCAAGTAGCAGATATATTTACCAAGAGTTTAAAAGACAGTAATAATATATTAGAATATGTAAGTTTCGATGATTCTAAGTCTTTTAAAGGAATAGACAATTTAAAAGATTTCTTATTAGCTATTAAAGATAATAGAGAAATTACTTTTCAGCATGAAAACTATTCGAAAATCGCTATAAAAAAATATACAGTAACTCCATTAATTCTAAAAGAATACTTAAATAGATGGTATGTAGTTTGTGCGTTAAATAAGAATGAAATCAAAACTTTTGGAATTGATAGAGTCTTTGATATTCAAATTAATAAACCCTCAAATACTAGGAGGGAAGATTATGCTCAAAAGTTGGATAAATTTCAACATACAGTTGGCTTAGTTTATGGTGAAGGTGAGCCAGAAAAAGTTGTTTTAATGGTCAATGAATTACATGCTAAGTATATGCGAAGCTTGCCTTTACATGAATCTCAAGTTATTTTATCAAAGGACAAAAACAACAAACACGAAGTTCATTTTCAAGTATATCCTAATTACGAATTTAAAACTCAAATTTTAAAAATAGGCGCACAAGTAGAGGTTTTGAGTCCACAATATTTGAGGGATGAGATTATAGGGGAGTTAAAAGCGAGTTTAAAAAATTATTTAATTTGA
- a CDS encoding ATP-dependent DNA helicase RecQ, whose protein sequence is MISSKEILKQYWGFLEFRNPQEEIIAASLDNKDIIALLPTGGGKSICFQVPALVKEGTCLVISPLIALMQDQVESLKNLGIKATSIPSGASQNEIITLFDNIKFGNFKFLYISPERLQSAFIQQKIAALNINLIAIDEAHCISEWGHDFRPSYRNIKILRDLQPTINFIALTATANKKVLNDIENNLELKTPEIFKKSFSRKNLAYQIFKVEDKLQRLIQIFNKTKKPTIVYVNSRKKTEEIAAFLNANSFKSSFYHGGLSVVEKKISFDNWMTEKTPIIVATNAFGMGIDKPNVGLVIHFNLPSSIENYVQEAGRAGRNGKKSFAVLFQNENDILLFKEQTKKSLPSLLEIKQIHKKLYQHFRIANGELLEESFNFHLLEFCKKYNFSVLKVDATLKIISNNGVIEISNNYNQKSTLQFTTSSKSILIYADKNSFLKTFINSLLRTYGGLFDQEIKINEFLIAKKSGITSKQVILNLERLQADNLVIYNPVKSDAEITFLVPREDDKTINRFSKDIVQFIHQKQKKAVDFINFIKQDTLCRNIQILNYFDETTSTKCGICDVCLSEKKTKPTAIIVEILHLLKEGKKLTSQEISQFLNYKEQDILIHLRYLLSNDKIAINNQNKFQLK, encoded by the coding sequence ATGATTTCTTCTAAAGAAATATTAAAACAATATTGGGGATTTTTAGAATTTAGAAATCCGCAAGAAGAAATTATTGCTGCATCTTTAGACAATAAAGATATTATTGCTTTATTACCAACTGGTGGAGGAAAATCTATTTGTTTTCAAGTTCCTGCATTAGTAAAAGAAGGAACGTGTTTGGTAATTTCACCACTAATTGCATTGATGCAAGACCAAGTAGAAAGCTTAAAAAACCTTGGTATCAAAGCTACTTCAATTCCTTCTGGAGCTTCACAAAATGAAATTATTACACTTTTTGATAATATAAAATTCGGAAATTTTAAGTTTTTATATATTTCACCAGAAAGATTACAATCTGCTTTTATTCAGCAAAAAATAGCCGCATTAAATATTAATCTAATTGCAATTGATGAAGCCCATTGTATTTCTGAATGGGGTCATGATTTTAGGCCTTCTTACAGGAATATAAAAATTTTAAGAGACTTACAACCAACTATAAATTTTATTGCGCTAACAGCAACTGCAAATAAAAAAGTATTAAATGATATTGAAAATAATCTTGAGTTAAAAACTCCAGAAATTTTCAAAAAATCTTTTTCTAGAAAAAACTTAGCGTATCAAATTTTTAAAGTTGAAGATAAATTACAGCGTTTAATTCAGATTTTTAACAAAACAAAAAAACCTACAATTGTTTACGTAAATTCAAGAAAGAAAACAGAGGAAATCGCTGCTTTTTTAAATGCAAATAGTTTTAAAAGCAGTTTTTATCATGGAGGATTATCTGTTGTAGAAAAGAAAATTTCTTTTGATAATTGGATGACCGAGAAAACACCCATAATTGTTGCTACCAATGCATTTGGAATGGGAATAGACAAACCCAATGTAGGGCTGGTTATTCATTTTAATTTACCCTCTAGTATAGAAAATTATGTACAAGAGGCGGGTAGAGCAGGAAGAAATGGAAAAAAATCTTTTGCGGTACTTTTTCAAAATGAAAACGACATTTTATTGTTTAAAGAGCAAACAAAAAAATCTTTACCTAGTCTTTTAGAAATTAAACAAATACATAAAAAACTATATCAACATTTTAGAATTGCAAATGGAGAGTTACTTGAAGAATCTTTTAATTTTCATTTGCTAGAATTTTGTAAGAAATATAATTTTTCAGTTTTAAAAGTGGATGCAACACTTAAAATTATATCAAACAACGGAGTCATAGAAATTAGCAATAATTACAATCAAAAATCTACTTTACAATTTACAACAAGCAGTAAAAGTATTTTAATATATGCTGATAAAAATAGTTTCCTCAAAACTTTTATTAATTCGTTACTAAGAACTTATGGAGGTCTTTTTGATCAAGAAATAAAAATTAATGAGTTTCTTATTGCTAAAAAATCTGGAATTACATCAAAGCAAGTTATTCTTAATTTAGAACGTTTACAAGCAGATAATTTGGTGATTTATAATCCTGTAAAATCCGATGCTGAAATTACATTTTTAGTTCCTAGAGAAGATGATAAAACCATCAATAGGTTTTCTAAAGATATTGTACAGTTTATTCATCAGAAACAGAAAAAAGCGGTAGATTTTATCAATTTTATTAAACAAGATACCCTTTGTAGAAACATACAAATTTTAAATTATTTTGATGAAACAACTTCAACTAAATGCGGAATATGTGATGTTTGTCTTTCAGAAAAAAAAACAAAACCCACAGCTATTATAGTAGAAATTTTACACCTTTTAAAAGAGGGTAAAAAGTTAACATCACAAGAAATTAGTCAATTTTTAAACTACAAGGAACAAGACATTTTAATACATTTGCGTTACTTATTATCTAACGATAAAATTGCAATAAATAATCAAAATAAATTCCAACTAAAATAA
- a CDS encoding aminotransferase class IV produces the protein MINFNGNLLFQENIKLSTENRGFKYGDTIFETVKVLNNKVVFWEDHYFRLMASMRMLRMKIPMEFTLEFLEQEILKTVKVQNEASSFRVRLSIYRKDGGLYTPKTNEVDYLIEANENAYQTKKIYSIDLFKDFYNFSGLLSTIKTNNRMVNTLASIFADENDLDNCILLNERKGVVEVSNGNVFVVKGTIIKTPALTEGCIKGIIRKKVIEILAKNKEYTLEETIISPFEIQKADEVFITNAIIGIQPITNYKKKVFTTEIGEKLASNLKVLQFVGN, from the coding sequence ATGATTAATTTTAATGGCAATTTATTATTTCAAGAAAATATTAAACTATCAACTGAAAATAGAGGTTTTAAATATGGTGACACAATTTTTGAAACTGTAAAAGTTCTTAATAATAAGGTTGTCTTTTGGGAAGATCATTATTTTAGATTAATGGCTTCTATGAGAATGTTGCGTATGAAAATTCCTATGGAATTTACATTAGAGTTTTTAGAACAAGAGATTTTGAAAACAGTTAAAGTGCAAAATGAAGCAAGTTCTTTTAGAGTTAGATTATCTATTTATAGAAAAGATGGAGGTTTATATACTCCTAAAACAAATGAAGTAGATTATTTAATTGAGGCGAATGAGAATGCATATCAAACAAAGAAAATTTATTCAATAGATTTATTTAAAGATTTTTATAATTTTTCTGGACTTTTATCAACGATAAAAACCAACAACAGAATGGTAAATACATTGGCAAGTATTTTTGCTGATGAAAATGATTTAGATAATTGTATTTTATTAAACGAAAGAAAAGGGGTTGTAGAAGTAAGTAATGGAAATGTTTTTGTTGTAAAAGGTACTATTATTAAAACACCTGCTTTAACTGAAGGTTGTATTAAAGGAATTATTAGAAAAAAAGTAATAGAAATTCTTGCTAAAAATAAAGAATACACATTAGAAGAAACAATAATTTCTCCATTTGAAATTCAAAAAGCGGATGAAGTTTTTATTACAAATGCTATTATTGGTATTCAGCCAATTACAAATTATAAAAAGAAAGTTTTTACTACAGAAATAGGAGAGAAGTTAGCTAGTAATTTAAAAGTGTTGCAATTTGTGGGTAATTAA
- a CDS encoding START-like domain-containing protein has protein sequence MDKVKFELEIPVHASPSMLYQYISSPSNLQEWFADKVNSRGKIFSFFWEGEEEKAELITKKNGERIRFKWLESDDDESFFEIKIEVDAITKDVSIIITDFADDEDEVEESKQLWENQIEELKHTIGA, from the coding sequence ATGGATAAAGTAAAATTTGAACTAGAAATTCCTGTACATGCATCTCCAAGTATGTTATACCAATATATTTCATCTCCTTCTAATTTACAAGAATGGTTTGCAGATAAAGTAAATTCTCGAGGAAAAATTTTTAGTTTTTTCTGGGAGGGTGAAGAAGAAAAAGCTGAATTGATTACAAAAAAAAATGGTGAGAGAATTAGATTTAAATGGCTTGAAAGTGACGATGATGAAAGCTTTTTTGAAATTAAAATAGAAGTAGATGCGATTACAAAAGATGTTTCTATAATAATTACTGATTTTGCAGATGATGAGGATGAAGTTGAAGAATCTAAACAATTATGGGAGAATCAAATAGAAGAATTAAAACATACTATTGGAGCATAA
- a CDS encoding DUF493 family protein, with protein MDDKKAFYTKLKGQLEDTTTFPADYLYKFIVPTDENQENEVKDLFNDTGAVINTKKSKTGKYISISIVLKIETSEGVITYYRKVEKIKGIISL; from the coding sequence ATGGATGATAAAAAAGCATTTTACACAAAGTTAAAAGGTCAATTAGAAGATACAACTACTTTTCCTGCAGATTATTTGTACAAATTTATTGTACCAACGGATGAAAATCAAGAGAATGAAGTTAAAGATTTATTTAATGACACAGGAGCTGTTATAAATACAAAAAAATCAAAAACAGGAAAATATATTAGTATTTCTATCGTATTAAAAATAGAAACCTCAGAAGGGGTAATTACATATTATAGAAAAGTAGAGAAAATTAAAGGAATCATTTCATTATAA
- the fmt gene encoding methionyl-tRNA formyltransferase — protein sequence MRDLRIVFMGTPDFAVTILKHLVENNYTIVGVVTAADKPAGRGRKLNESAVKKYAASQNLPILQPINLKSEEFQTALKSLNANLQIVVAFRMLPKAVWQMPEFGTFNLHASLLPEYRGAAPIHWSIINGETKTGATTFFIDDKIDTGEIILQEEIDIAEDEIVGTLHDKLMFLGAKLVSKTIDLIKEGDIATTKQPELEEKSASKLNPENCKIDWSDSLDNIYNKIRGLNPFPAAWTLINNDDEEISAKIYAVKKEGEEHQIKAGTIISSKKELKVAVNGGFILIDEIKLSGKKKMNTKSLLNGYKFSLNAKMM from the coding sequence ATGAGAGATTTACGCATCGTTTTTATGGGAACTCCAGATTTTGCTGTCACCATTTTAAAACATTTAGTAGAAAATAATTATACTATAGTTGGTGTAGTTACTGCTGCAGACAAACCTGCAGGTAGAGGAAGAAAATTAAATGAGTCTGCAGTAAAAAAATATGCAGCTTCACAAAACTTACCTATTCTTCAACCTATAAATTTAAAAAGTGAAGAATTTCAGACGGCTTTAAAAAGTTTAAATGCCAACTTACAAATTGTAGTCGCTTTTAGAATGTTACCAAAAGCGGTTTGGCAAATGCCAGAATTTGGAACCTTTAATTTACATGCTTCTTTATTACCAGAATATCGTGGAGCAGCGCCAATACATTGGTCTATTATTAACGGGGAAACAAAAACAGGAGCTACTACCTTTTTTATTGATGATAAGATTGATACTGGTGAAATTATATTACAAGAAGAAATTGATATTGCAGAAGATGAAATTGTTGGTACTTTGCATGATAAATTAATGTTCTTAGGAGCAAAATTAGTTTCAAAAACGATCGACTTAATTAAGGAAGGTGATATAGCTACAACAAAGCAACCCGAATTAGAAGAAAAATCTGCATCAAAATTGAATCCTGAAAATTGTAAAATTGATTGGTCTGATTCATTAGACAATATATATAATAAAATAAGAGGTTTAAATCCTTTTCCTGCTGCTTGGACCCTAATAAATAATGATGATGAAGAAATATCAGCAAAAATATACGCAGTAAAAAAAGAAGGAGAAGAACATCAAATTAAAGCCGGAACAATAATTAGTTCTAAAAAAGAGCTTAAAGTAGCTGTTAATGGAGGGTTTATTCTTATTGATGAAATAAAACTTTCTGGAAAGAAAAAAATGAACACTAAAAGTTTACTAAATGGCTATAAATTTTCTTTAAATGCAAAAATGATGTAA
- a CDS encoding HU family DNA-binding protein, producing MNKSDLIDAMAADAGISKVAAKAALESFTGNVTAALKGGNKVALVGFGTFSVSNRAARSGRNPQTGKTIQIAAKNVAKFKAGAGLSEAVN from the coding sequence ATGAACAAGTCTGATTTAATCGATGCAATGGCTGCTGATGCAGGAATTTCTAAAGTAGCTGCTAAAGCAGCACTAGAATCTTTTACAGGTAATGTAACTGCTGCTTTAAAAGGTGGTAATAAAGTTGCTTTAGTTGGTTTTGGAACTTTTTCAGTTTCTAACAGAGCTGCAAGAAGTGGTAGAAACCCACAAACTGGTAAAACTATCCAAATCGCTGCTAAAAATGTAGCAAAATTTAAAGCTGGAGCTGGATTAAGTGAAGCTGTAAACTAA
- a CDS encoding peptidylprolyl isomerase — protein sequence MRKSVLLAVFLCLSISVLSQKKEKILLTIDDENISVSEFKRVYEKNLDAIDNEEAKNVTNNLELYINYKLKVKEAYSIKLDTLKSYIREMATYRHQLSVPYLQDTTFIDQLVKDAYFRTKNEVKAKHILIRMSREATPKDTLIAYNKIIKIRNRILNNGDFEKIAAEVSEDKSAQGDPKTGRKGNNGNLGYFSAFRMVYPFEKAAYNTQVGAISMPFKTQFGYHILKVDELRASKGEIEAAHILIADTTAAGKIKIDEVYAKLNNNEKFEELAKQYSDDPGSKGKGGSLNKFGPGRMVKPFEDAAFGLKEVNSFSKPFKTRFGWHIVKLLKKYPIASFDEIKKELRAKVKKSSRMQLSDKAVINRLKSEYKIVENEEAKKILDLKNIRAIHKDSLQKTIISINDKNIKQEAFVKYIRNRRHLAVFVLFDMFKEEQILNYYKENLIYTEPEYAYTLKEYEDGLLLFELMQEKIWNKSAKDTIGLKKYFEANTATYKSKKLKEVKGEVMNDYQRFLENNWIAELREKSSIKIENRQLKKLIKSYQNK from the coding sequence ATGAGAAAATCAGTTTTATTAGCAGTGTTTTTATGTTTATCAATATCAGTTCTTTCACAAAAGAAAGAAAAAATATTACTAACAATAGATGATGAAAATATTTCAGTTTCTGAATTTAAAAGAGTTTATGAAAAAAATTTAGACGCAATAGACAATGAAGAAGCAAAAAATGTAACTAATAATTTAGAGCTTTATATTAACTATAAATTAAAAGTTAAAGAGGCCTATAGTATTAAGTTAGATACTTTAAAATCTTATATAAGAGAGATGGCTACCTATAGACATCAGCTTTCTGTACCTTATTTACAAGATACTACATTTATAGATCAGTTAGTGAAAGACGCTTATTTTAGAACAAAAAATGAAGTAAAAGCAAAACATATTTTAATAAGAATGTCTAGAGAAGCAACTCCAAAAGATACATTAATTGCTTACAATAAAATTATAAAAATTAGAAATAGAATTTTAAACAATGGTGATTTTGAAAAGATAGCAGCTGAAGTTTCTGAAGACAAATCTGCACAAGGTGACCCTAAAACTGGTAGAAAAGGAAATAATGGAAATTTAGGGTATTTTAGTGCTTTTAGAATGGTGTATCCTTTTGAAAAAGCTGCTTACAATACTCAAGTAGGTGCTATTTCTATGCCTTTTAAAACGCAATTTGGTTATCATATTCTTAAAGTTGATGAGCTTAGAGCTTCTAAAGGAGAAATTGAGGCTGCACATATTTTAATTGCTGATACAACTGCTGCAGGAAAAATAAAAATTGATGAAGTGTATGCTAAACTTAACAATAATGAAAAGTTTGAAGAGTTAGCAAAGCAATATTCAGATGATCCAGGGAGTAAAGGAAAAGGAGGAAGCTTAAATAAGTTTGGCCCAGGTAGAATGGTAAAGCCTTTTGAGGATGCCGCTTTTGGATTAAAGGAAGTTAATAGTTTTTCAAAACCATTTAAAACTCGTTTTGGTTGGCATATTGTAAAACTTTTAAAGAAGTATCCTATAGCATCTTTTGATGAGATTAAAAAAGAACTTAGAGCTAAAGTGAAGAAAAGTTCTAGAATGCAATTATCTGATAAAGCTGTAATTAATAGACTAAAAAGTGAATATAAAATTGTAGAAAATGAAGAGGCCAAAAAGATTTTAGATTTAAAAAATATTAGAGCAATACATAAAGATTCATTGCAAAAAACTATTATTAGTATAAATGATAAAAATATCAAACAAGAAGCGTTTGTGAAATATATTAGAAATAGAAGACACCTGGCGGTTTTTGTTTTGTTTGATATGTTTAAAGAGGAACAAATCTTAAACTATTATAAAGAAAATTTAATCTACACAGAACCTGAGTATGCGTATACTTTAAAAGAGTATGAAGATGGTTTGTTGTTGTTTGAGCTAATGCAAGAAAAAATTTGGAATAAATCTGCAAAAGACACAATTGGGTTAAAAAAATATTTCGAAGCAAATACAGCTACTTATAAATCAAAAAAATTAAAAGAGGTAAAAGGAGAGGTGATGAATGATTATCAGCGTTTTTTAGAAAACAACTGGATTGCAGAATTAAGAGAGAAAAGCTCAATAAAAATTGAAAATAGACAGCTAAAGAAATTAATTAAATCTTATCAGAATAAATAA
- a CDS encoding tyrosine-type recombinase/integrase: MQSIYEYLIFTTKIEHDLEHDSKVLPQFSAPKIYTAKGDLSKRWYVYFSFRNPQTGKLQRIANIYGKVNQYKTKESRMSVLSSYRKNLMFLLKQGFNPFIDNTELYQQLKNPVTEKEIEETPKEEVISTTTINEAIKIAVKEALNENTITSLLQNVLEKGQLTKTTKSTIENTQKTIPIKEQNTENKNQEEEVSILRAFDFALNLKEKVVSVQTIRDYRRKIKLFIAWMEETHPTKKNIRDISRKNLLDYFNGIVLKTSARNRNNYRTELGSIFQVLKNNELVAENYIQSIPILKSKTERNKVYTLKEQQNIFEYLEKQDQLLLLFIKFVSYSFIRPIEVCRLRIKDINLETKTVQFKAKNSPLKTKIIPSILFDELPDLSKLDKESFLFTPDKIGAFWDANETNRRDHFSKRFRKVVKDHFELNEDYGIYSFRHTFISKLYRKLREKASPFEAKSNLMLITGHKSMSALEKYLREIDAELPEDYSKLFK; the protein is encoded by the coding sequence ATGCAATCAATTTACGAATACCTTATCTTTACAACAAAAATTGAACACGATTTGGAACACGATTCGAAAGTTTTACCCCAATTTTCAGCACCCAAAATTTATACAGCAAAAGGAGACTTATCTAAACGATGGTATGTCTATTTTTCTTTCAGAAATCCACAAACAGGAAAACTTCAACGAATTGCAAATATATACGGTAAAGTAAACCAATACAAAACCAAGGAGTCTAGAATGAGTGTCTTATCTTCCTACAGAAAGAACTTGATGTTTTTATTAAAACAAGGCTTCAATCCTTTTATAGATAATACAGAATTGTATCAGCAGTTGAAAAATCCTGTTACTGAAAAAGAAATAGAAGAAACTCCTAAAGAAGAAGTAATCTCAACTACAACAATAAACGAAGCTATAAAGATTGCTGTTAAGGAAGCCTTAAATGAAAATACGATTACTTCACTATTACAAAACGTGCTTGAAAAGGGACAATTAACTAAAACAACGAAAAGCACTATAGAAAACACCCAAAAAACGATTCCCATAAAAGAACAAAATACTGAGAATAAAAATCAAGAAGAAGAAGTGTCCATTTTAAGAGCTTTTGACTTTGCATTAAACTTAAAAGAAAAGGTGGTAAGTGTTCAAACAATAAGAGATTATAGAAGAAAGATAAAACTATTTATAGCATGGATGGAAGAAACACATCCAACAAAGAAAAATATAAGAGATATTTCTAGAAAAAATCTATTAGATTATTTTAATGGAATTGTTTTAAAAACAAGTGCAAGAAATCGTAATAATTACAGAACAGAACTAGGAAGCATCTTCCAAGTATTAAAAAATAATGAATTGGTTGCTGAAAACTATATTCAATCGATTCCTATTTTAAAATCCAAAACAGAAAGAAATAAGGTTTACACATTAAAAGAGCAACAAAATATATTTGAATATTTAGAAAAACAAGATCAACTTTTATTACTATTCATAAAATTCGTTTCCTATAGTTTTATAAGACCTATTGAGGTTTGTAGATTAAGAATTAAAGACATTAATTTAGAAACCAAAACTGTTCAATTTAAAGCAAAGAATAGCCCTTTAAAAACGAAAATTATTCCTAGTATTTTATTTGATGAGTTACCTGACTTATCAAAGTTAGATAAAGAATCCTTTTTATTTACTCCAGATAAAATTGGAGCTTTCTGGGATGCAAATGAAACCAATAGAAGAGATCATTTTTCTAAAAGATTTAGAAAAGTTGTAAAAGACCATTTTGAATTGAATGAAGATTATGGAATTTATAGTTTTAGACATACTTTTATCTCAAAGTTATATAGAAAACTGAGAGAAAAAGCTTCTCCTTTTGAAGCTAAAAGTAATTTAATGCTGATTACAGGACATAAATCAATGAGTGCTTTAGAAAAGTATTTAAGAGAAATTGATGCAGAATTACCAGAAGATTACTCAAAATTATTTAAGTAA
- a CDS encoding AAA family ATPase, translated as MQKSQNKIVLIGGPGTGKTSVINELIKRGYFCMPEISRQVTLKAKEKGIDQLFLTEPLLFSKMLLEGREQQFITADKSDEKLVFFDRGIPDVIAYMEYFKSDYPSFFTEKSAFYKYDKIFHFSPWDEIHTTDNERYETFEQSITIDKFLTKAYTDLGYPIINIPFGTIEERTDFVIHSHACDL; from the coding sequence TTGCAAAAAAGTCAAAACAAAATTGTATTAATTGGAGGTCCTGGAACAGGAAAAACTTCTGTAATAAATGAGCTTATTAAAAGAGGTTATTTCTGTATGCCAGAAATATCTAGGCAAGTTACATTAAAAGCAAAAGAAAAAGGAATCGATCAATTATTTTTAACGGAACCTTTATTGTTTAGTAAAATGTTATTAGAAGGTAGAGAACAACAATTTATTACCGCAGATAAAAGTGATGAAAAATTAGTTTTTTTTGACAGAGGAATTCCTGATGTAATTGCTTACATGGAATATTTTAAATCAGATTATCCAAGTTTTTTTACAGAGAAAAGTGCTTTTTATAAATATGATAAGATTTTCCATTTTTCTCCTTGGGATGAAATTCATACAACAGATAATGAGCGTTACGAAACCTTTGAACAGTCTATAACTATAGATAAATTTTTAACAAAAGCATACACAGATCTTGGCTATCCTATAATTAATATCCCATTTGGAACCATAGAAGAGAGAACCGATTTTGTAATTCATTCGCATGCTTGCGATTTATGA